In Nocardioides palaemonis, a single genomic region encodes these proteins:
- a CDS encoding GNAT family N-acetyltransferase, which translates to MIPEDNRFESDPTDVLPDDPGLPAGWVAEAPDGTDAATVARLTELLRGHERAGRGWAGSGEDEVLVEVSDHGLAMRENLVVRDPDGLIRAWGSVHDRAEGRMLFVHVVDRDVDERLADRCSDVLFEWAEAQARSVGAARGLSVQQIDTGAFADDERQHAWLADAGFDRVRTWWQMSRSVEAAEAELVPDPARWERQGVVFRLVERSGDGMPDVADLRAVHEVLEGAFTDHFNSAEETFQEFIHRLREDPGHRWDHWWLAEIVDGGGDPEPAGALVGTVSESATGPDGSYVSYLGVLESARGRGVATGLLRTIIADAAGRGRDRVGLEVDADSPTGADGLYVAMGWGTKYVTESWHKDVTVG; encoded by the coding sequence GTGATCCCCGAGGACAACAGGTTCGAGAGCGACCCCACCGACGTCCTGCCGGACGACCCCGGACTCCCCGCCGGGTGGGTCGCCGAGGCCCCGGACGGGACCGACGCCGCCACCGTCGCGCGGCTGACCGAGCTGCTGCGGGGCCACGAGCGCGCGGGTCGCGGCTGGGCCGGGTCGGGCGAGGACGAGGTGCTCGTCGAGGTCTCCGACCACGGCCTCGCGATGCGCGAGAACCTCGTCGTGCGCGACCCCGACGGCCTCATCCGGGCGTGGGGGAGCGTGCACGACCGGGCCGAGGGGCGGATGCTCTTCGTCCACGTCGTCGACCGGGACGTCGACGAGCGGCTGGCAGACCGGTGCAGCGACGTGCTGTTCGAGTGGGCCGAGGCCCAGGCCCGGTCCGTCGGCGCCGCCCGCGGCCTGTCGGTCCAGCAGATCGACACCGGTGCCTTCGCCGACGACGAGCGCCAGCACGCGTGGCTGGCCGACGCCGGCTTCGACCGGGTCCGCACGTGGTGGCAGATGAGCCGCTCGGTGGAGGCCGCCGAGGCCGAGCTGGTGCCCGACCCGGCGCGCTGGGAGCGCCAGGGCGTGGTGTTCCGGCTGGTCGAGCGGTCCGGCGACGGGATGCCCGACGTCGCCGACCTGCGCGCGGTCCACGAGGTGCTCGAGGGCGCCTTCACCGACCACTTCAACTCCGCCGAGGAGACCTTCCAGGAGTTCATCCACCGCCTGCGCGAGGACCCCGGGCACCGCTGGGACCACTGGTGGCTGGCCGAGATCGTCGACGGCGGGGGCGACCCCGAGCCGGCCGGCGCGCTCGTCGGCACCGTCAGCGAGTCGGCCACCGGGCCCGACGGGTCGTACGTCTCCTACCTCGGCGTCCTCGAGTCCGCGCGCGGGCGCGGCGTGGCCACCGGCCTGCTGCGCACGATCATCGCCGACGCCGCTGGTCGCGGCCGCGACCGCGTGGGCCTCGAGGTCGACGCCGACTCACCGACCGGCGCCGACGGCCTCTACGTCGCGATGGGCTGGGGCACCAAGTACGTCACCGAGTCCTGGCACAAGGACGTCACGGTCGGCTGA
- a CDS encoding DUF3180 domain-containing protein produces the protein MTSPGPDPEAPEDPDGEEGPRGSLRPTSSRALGICAVLGLVGGWAVHPVSVRLVGHAPPLSWVPGLALVLVAAIMTFVAWQTWQTVQVRGARLEVHQAVNRLVLARACALIGALVAAAYVGYAVSWLGDGSAVADRWIARSLVAALGAGGVMLASLALERACRTDGGRPQP, from the coding sequence GTGACCAGTCCCGGCCCCGACCCCGAGGCCCCGGAGGACCCGGACGGCGAGGAGGGCCCGCGGGGCTCGCTGCGACCCACGTCGTCGCGCGCGCTCGGGATCTGCGCCGTGCTCGGCCTGGTCGGCGGCTGGGCGGTCCACCCGGTGTCGGTCCGGCTGGTCGGGCACGCGCCGCCGCTGTCGTGGGTGCCGGGCCTCGCCCTGGTCCTGGTGGCCGCGATCATGACCTTCGTGGCCTGGCAGACCTGGCAGACGGTGCAGGTCCGCGGCGCGCGGCTCGAGGTGCACCAGGCGGTCAACCGACTCGTCCTGGCCCGCGCGTGCGCGCTGATCGGGGCCCTCGTCGCGGCGGCCTACGTCGGCTACGCGGTGAGCTGGCTCGGTGACGGGTCCGCGGTGGCCGATCGCTGGATCGCCCGGTCGCTCGTCGCCGCGCTCGGGGCGGGCGGGGTGATGCTCGCCTCGCTCGCGCTGGAGCGAGCGTGTCGCACCGACGGGGGCCGTCCGCAGCCCTAG